The following is a genomic window from Bosea sp. RAC05.
TGACCGGCGGCAAGGGCACAGCGACGCGGACCGTCCGCCTGCTCGGCGGCATCTTCAGCTATTCGATCCGGCTCGGCATGCGTTCTGACAATCCCGCTCATGGCGTTGCGAAATATGCCGACAATCAAGGCGCACGGTTTCTGTCGATCGCGGAGCTGGAACGTATCGGTGCAACTCTGCGCGAGGCCGAAAGCACCGGGATCGCCTGGCAGACGAGGCTCGAAGAAGCGGGCGCAAAGCACCTGCCGAAAAGCGCGGATGATCGCCGTTCGACGCTCGGCCCGCATGCTGCCGCAGCCATCCGACTGCTGATCCTGACAGGGTGCCGGCTGCGCGAAATCCTCGATCTGAAATGGCAGCATGTCGATCAGGAACGCGGCCTGCTGCATCTGCCGGATTCCAAGACGGGAGCGAAGACCATCGTTCTGGCTGCACCTGCCTTGGAAGTGCTGGCGACCGTACCGCGCATCGAGGGCTGCGATTTCGTGATCGCCGGTGACGACGTCAAGAAGGCGCGCAGTGACCTGAAGCGTCCCTGGGCGATGGTTCTGCGCGCGGCCGGCCTTCAGGGCGTCCGCATCCACGATCTGCGGCACACCTATGCCAGTCACGGTGCCGCCGCAGGCATGGGCCTGACGATCGTCGGCCGCCTGCTCGGGCATGCGGATGTGAAAACGACAAACCGCTACAGCCACTTCGACGCCGATCCCATGCGCCGCGCTGCCGACGCGATCGGCAGCGCGCTGGCTGCGGCCCTCGGCTCGGATGCCGCGGCGCCATCGAACATCGTTGCCCTCAAGAGATAGAGCAAGCGTAGATATCGGCCGCGCCTTGCCTCTGGCGTCCGTCAGCAGCTCATTTCAGACGCGCTGCGGCCGCAGGATGGGCACCGCTTCTGCCAAGTGTTCGAACCGTTCGCGCCATACTCGTGAAAGAGCCGCTGGACGGCCACATTGAGCCGAATTGATACTGTGTCGTGCGGCAAAAACACTCAATAGTGTAACCTGACACGGGGGGATCGCACACACATGGTGAACGTCGAAACTGCCGGCGTCCCGGTACGCTCAATCTACAATCCAGCGCGGGTCGGGACCAGTACGGGCCGGACACGAAGGCATCACGGGGCTACGTACGTGTATGTGCTCTATCCGAGCGGCGAGGAGGAGCCGGTGCCGCTTGCCGAGCTGGAACTCACCCCAATAAACGAGCAGCGCAATGATGCCTTCGCCGCGGGTCGCTTCTCGGAGCCGCGCGCTATTGCTCGAACGCTGGTGTCGGAAAAAATCCGAGGTGAACTCACTGACGTCATGTACTCTATGGGCGCCGGGAACGCGACATTTTACCCGCATCAGTTCAAGCCCGTCCTCACATTTCTCGCTTCCACTTTAGGACGCATCCTCATTGCCGACGAAGTCGGCCTCGGGAAAACGATCGAGGCTCTCTACATCTGGCGCGAGTTGCAAGCACGCGTGGGCGCCCGTCGCCTCCTTGTGGTCTGCCCCGCAGCGCTGCGAAACAAGTGGCAGGGGGAGCTGCGCGAGCGCTTCGCTCTCGACGCAAAAATCGTCGGCGCGCGTGATCTGCTTGGACTTGCGCGCGAGGCATCGTCAGATCCGACGCGGGCGTTCTGCGCGATTGCTGGAATCGAGAGCATTCGCTCTCGTCGCGCCGAGGCGGAGTCTGAAGAACGGCGATCTGTTCGCGCCGATCTTGGCGCTTTCCTGCTAGATCACGAGGCTGGTGCCGAGTTCGCACCATTCGACCTTGTCGTCGTCGATGAAGCACATTACCTGCGCAATCCCAACACGGCCAACCACCAGATTGGGCAGATGCTAGCGGCCGCGGCCGGACACCTTGTCCTCCTGACTGCCACACCGATTCAGATCGGCAGCGAGAACCTGTTCAACCTGTTGCGGCTCGTCGACCCCGACCGATTCGTGAGTCTCGAATCGTTCGAGAGCCTGCGGCGTGCAAACTCAGCAGTGACTCGAGCGCTCAACGCTTTACGATGCTCACCGTGCGACCAGCCAGCGTTCGTTCGAGCGCTATCCGACATGGCTCAGAGCCGGTTCTTCCGCTCCGACCCGCTTGTCGGCGGATGGCGCGAGACACCACCCGACCTCACGAGCTATGAGGAGCGGACGCGGATCGCTCGGGAACTCGAGGAGCGGTCTCTTTTGTCTGGAGTGCTCACCCGCACCCGTAAGCGGGATGTCATCCAGAACCGCGTGATCCGCGAGCCCAGA
Proteins encoded in this region:
- a CDS encoding tyrosine-type recombinase/integrase — its product is MPAIKLTKRAVDTIEPGSTIGFWYDTDLKGFGLKVMPSGVMTWIVEYRPGAGGRGVSKRRMTLGKAGALTPDEARALAKNILAKVHAGQDPAALKVEAKAAKTVAELCDLYLEDAERGNIISRRGAPKKASTLVSDRGRILRHIKPLLGKKLVRDVSRVDIERFLRDVAGGKTAVDVKTKRHGRAIVTGGKGTATRTVRLLGGIFSYSIRLGMRSDNPAHGVAKYADNQGARFLSIAELERIGATLREAESTGIAWQTRLEEAGAKHLPKSADDRRSTLGPHAAAAIRLLILTGCRLREILDLKWQHVDQERGLLHLPDSKTGAKTIVLAAPALEVLATVPRIEGCDFVIAGDDVKKARSDLKRPWAMVLRAAGLQGVRIHDLRHTYASHGAAAGMGLTIVGRLLGHADVKTTNRYSHFDADPMRRAADAIGSALAAALGSDAAAPSNIVALKR